Genomic DNA from Buteo buteo chromosome 21, bButBut1.hap1.1, whole genome shotgun sequence:
cgacacggggggggggggggacatggggcagCGTGGGTGGGAGGAGGTGCTGGCATTATTGCTATGGCGGGCGGGAGCAGCGCGACCCTCCCCATGCTCAGATCACAGTCTCGAAGAGCGTCGCCTTCTCCTTGGGGGGCTCCGGGGCCAGCAGCTTGGCTTCTGCCTCGGGCGTCAGGTACTCCAGGTGGTGGTGGCCCCAGATCGGAGTGGTCAGGAGCTGCCAGCGCTGCGGGGACGCCGTGTCAGCAACCGGGGACGGCAGCACCGGGGACTGCCTGGAGCTGGCACGGTGCATCCCGCCGGTGCACGGGAATGGGACCGAGGTGGGGACAGGGGTGGGATTtggatggggacggggatggaGACCGGGACAGGGAAGGGATTGAAATGGGATTGAGAGAGCAATagcatggggacagggatgggaccGAGATGGTGACGGGATTAAGACAGCAATGTCAGCAAGCATGGAATTTGGGTGAGGTTGGGAGTGAGACagtgatggggacagggacgggatTTGGATGGGAGtgagagggatggggacaggaatGGGACTtggatggggatgggggtgagACTAGGATGGGGAAGGGATCTGAAATGGGATTGAGAGAGGGATGGGATTGAGACagtgatggggacagggacaggattTGGCTGGGGATGGGACTAAGATGGCAATGTGGACAGTGCTGGGATTTGAATGGGGATGGGATGAAGACAGGACTGAGAGGGGGACAAAGACAACGATAGCTGAGAAACATTTGGGACAGAGGCAGGAGGGCGCCCGCCACGCCGCCCTCACCTCGCGCAAGGAGCCTTTGCAGCGCAGGAGCTTGTAGAGGACGGTGCAGGGGATGCAGAGCATGGAGGAGAGTGCCAGGACCCAGCCGATGGCATCCCCCCACCACGGGTACACATATGTCTTGTTGTAGGTCAGCGGCTTGTAGTTCACCACATGGAACACAAAGATGCCCTGGGTGGAGAGAGGGGGGTGAGGTCCCACAGCGCAGGGGGCCGGCAGCCCCAGACCCCTCACGCATGTCACCCCGCAGCCCCGACACGCGTGTTGCCTCACGGCCCCGACACACGTGTCACCCCACGACCCAGACACGCATGTCATCCTGTGGCCCCGACAGGCACATCGCCCCACGGCCCGACACGCGTGTCGCCCCACGGCCCCGACACGCGTGTCGCCCCGCAGCCCCGACACGCGTGTCGCCCCGCAGCCCCGACACGCGTGTCGCCCCGTGGCTGCCGTGCCCAAAGCAGCCGCCTGGGGGAGCCCGGTGCCCGTGGCACAGGGCCGGGGCAGCGGGCACATGCACGCACACGCGAGCACACGCGTGTCCCCGCGTGGGGCGGCCCCGCTTACCACGCAGACCAGCGGCGTCACCACGGCCCAGCACCACTTCATGAAGGGCAGGGGCCGGTAGCCGATCATGCGGGCCACGTCGTCCATGAAGCGGTCAGCGCCTGAGAGGAGAAGGGCGTCAGCCGAGCCCCACGGGGCACCCGCGTCCCCTTgcgtccccccccgccgcgtCCCCCTGGCCTCACCGTAGACCCAGGCAATGACCACACACTCCCAGAAAGCCTGCCACAGCAGCGTGATCCCGCTGGCCGAGTAGTTGTCAAAGAGCTGGAACACGTACATGCCGCCCTGCCGGGACGGCGCTGCGCGTCACCGGGGCTGTGCCAGCCGCCCCGCGCTGGCACGGGTGCCTCCACACCGCCACGGGCGCAGCCTTGCCAGCACCGGCGCCCCACCTGGCACAGACACCTTGCGTGCCACGGGCACCCCGTGCTGCCGCAGCACCCCCACCACGACGGGCACCCGCCGTGGCCACGGGCACCCGCACGCCACGGGGACCTCCACAGCTACGggcaccccccctccccgctgccgcAGGcgcagcagccccagggagctcccaccccacgctggCACCCCGTGGGAGGTGACGTCCCGGGGGGCAGCCGCAGGTGCCCAGCGTGGGGCCAGCCGGCCGGCGTCCCTGCCGCGTCCCCCACctgcgtgaccatggagaggTCGATGAGGCAGCAGACGAGGCAGCAGAGCGCAGCGGTGAGCTCACGGCgcagcgagccggcccccggCTGGGGGAACAGGTCCAGGATGCCCGTGATGAAACCCTCCACGCCGACAAACTGTGGGCAGAGAGCGGGGCTCAGCGGGGACGTGCCACCCCGTCCCCTCCCCGTCCCTTGTCCCCCTGCCCGCCGCTGCACCTGGCTGTCCAGCCCCAGCACGAGGAGCATGAAGAAGAAGAGCGTGGCCCAGAGCGGGGACAAGGGCATCAGCGTCACGGCTTTGGGGTAGGCGATGAAAGCCAGCCCAGGGCCTGCGGGAGAACGGGGTCAGCAGTGCCaccccgggcggggggggggggacgacgacacaGGGGACAAGATGCCAGTGGGCACCCAATGCCCAGCACTCACCGGACTCAGCCACCTTGGAGATGTCCACGCCTTGCTCGGAGGCCATGAAGCCCAGCACGGAGAAGACGACGAAGCCGGCAAAGAAGCTGGTGGAGCTGTTGATCACGGCCAGGATGTAGGCATCCCTACGGGCAGAGCGGGTCAAGGGGGTGCCGGAGCGACACCGGGGGACACACCGGGGGAACGCCCTGCAGCCGGCACAGCCCTACCTGTAGCAGTTATTGTGGAAGCGGTTGTAGCTGCCCAGCGCGGTCAGGGCGCCCAGCCCGATGGCATAGGAGAAGAAGATCTGGGTGCCGGCGTCGATCCAGACCTGGGGCGCGAGGGAGGGCGTCGGGGGGCGGGGAGGGTGCCGGGGGggtgcccagcacccagccccctcctgccctccccgccgccctcaCCTGCGCCTCGGCCAGCTTGGACCAGTCGGGTTTCAGGTAGTAGACGATGCCACCCAGCGCCCCGGGCAGCGTCACTCCGTGGACCAGCAGCAGGATGAGGACCACGTAGGGGAAGAGTGCCGTGAAGTAGACAATCTGCAGAGGAGTAGGTGCCGGTGAGACCCCCCGGGCTAGGGATCTCCATTGCGTGCCACAGGTGTCCCAgcaggaccagggctcgggcaCGTCCCCGGCGGCTGGTGGCATCTCCCAGACAGATGCGGGACAGGGGGTCTTGCACCTCCGTGGGCTGTGGCACAAGAGAGCAGGAGCCGGCAGCGCCGTGTGCCGCAGTCCCGTCCCCGCGTGTCGGTGGCCCCGACGCGTTCCCCCCCACCGCCAGCGTCACCTTCCCGGTCGACTTGACGCCCTTCCAGATGCAGAAGTAGACAATGACCCAGGTGGTGACCAAGCAGAGGATCATCTGCCAGTTCATCTCCCCCGGCTCGCTGAGGTCCCCCGAGAGCCGCAGCACCTTGTTCCTGTAGAGCGGGGCCGTGCTGAGCGCCGGCACGACCCCCTCGGCCCCGGGCGAGACCCCCTCGGTCCCCACACTCACTCCCAAAACTCAATGACGGGCGAGCGCTTGTTGGCCAGGTCGGCGCAGCTGAGGTTGAAGGGCCCAGGGCCGGCGCTGGCGTTGGCGCTGCCATTGCGGCAGAGCTCGAGGTGGAAGAGCTCGGCGCACTGCTCGGTGTTCCAAGCGTGGCCGCAGGTGGCCCAGGGCAGGGTGTCCGTCAGTGAGTGCACCAGGTAGAAGAGACCCCACACCAGGATCATGATGTAGTAGGAGTTGCAGAAGAAGACGATCACCATGGAGGCCAGGCCCAGACCTGCGCCACGAGGAGATCAGAGCCTGCGGGCACCCACGGACACCCGGCAGCCcgatgggatggggtggggtgggatggggggttgctggtggggatggggcaggacacggggtgctggtggggatgcggggagccggcagccggtggggacaggacagggggagctggcagccccaggcaggacGGGGTGGGGACGGCCGGCAGCATGGCACAGGACGGGGGGGACGACCAGGTGGGGCGCAGCACAGGGAAGCCGTCAGGACGCTGCGGAGGTGGGGATCCGGCCGCCCCCGGGGAAGCCGGGCAGCACGTAGGCAGGGAGACACGGAGGCAGGcagggccgggcagggcagcgCAGGGTGCCACGGGGCAcgggtgcaggcagctgccgccCTCGGCCGGGGCGCAGGGTAGCAGCGGGACGCGGGCAAGGTGCATGGAAGCGGGCAGGGCGTGGGCAGGGTGCCgccagccctggcaggctgcaggcagccggTGCCCCAGGCAGGGTGCCGgcagggtgctgccagccccaggcgGGGTGCTGCGGAGGGGGGGGACGCGGGCCCCCGGGCAGGGTGCAGGACGCAGGGCGCTGGGGGGGCCCCCGGGCAGGGTGCAGGGTGGCGGGGGCCACGGGTAGGGTGCAAAAGGCCACGGGCAGGGCGCGGCGTTACCCTTGAAGAGGGGGGCGATGTTCCAGGCGGCGATGCCCCCCTGCTTCATGAACTGCCCCAGGGCCACCTCCAGGAAGAAGACGGGGATGCCGCCCACGAAGACGATGAGCAGGTAGGGGATGAGGAAGACgcctggggccgggggggggggacacggggccggctcagccgccgccgccccccccgggcccccccggccccccccttccctccccgcgccgcccgccccgggcgcAGCGAATGGCGAAGGCGCCTCCGCGCCCTCCCCTCGCCGCGCCGCCGATGTAGGTCAGGGCGGGCAGGTGGCGGGGGGCTCCCCACGGACCCCCACCCCGGGGAGTGACACCGGACACGCGTGGGGTGGCCCGCGAGCCCCGCGgacggcccctcgccccggggagctgccgggcgggccggCCCACCGCGGGGTGACCCCCCGCGCGCGCTACGGGGTGGAAAGCAGCGGAGCGCTCCCACGCGccgtggggtgccccccccctcccactccccaCGCTGTGGGGCGCTTCCCCCGCCtcgcggggcgggcgcgggggctCACCTCCGCCGTTCTTGTAGCACAGGTAGGGGAAGCGCCAGACGTTGCCCAGCCCCACGGCGAAACCCACGCAGGACATGATGAAATCCATCTGCCGGGTCCAGGTCTCCCGCTCGGGGGCGGCCGCTTTCGGGGGCCCGGGGGGTCCCACCAGCGGTGCCGTCACCGCCCGCTCCTCGCCCGCCGCGGGGGGCTCCGCGCCCTCCGCCTCCCCGCGGCCCTCTGCCGAGACAGGGGGGGGCCCACGCTGCCGTCACGCGCGCCCGTGGGAGCGCGGagtgggggggcggggggggcgcggggggacCGAGGgtccccccgcgccccccccgcccccccactCCGCGCCCCTCTCCGCGCGTGGGGGCGTGACGTCAGATGTCAGGCCGGCGCGTGACGTCACAATGCAGAGCGGTGACTCaccccgcggcggcgggagggggcgcGCCGCGGTCGCGCGTGGCCGtgggccgcccccccccccccccctccatccccaacCTCATCCCTCCCCAGCGCTCCCCACTTACCGGAGCCCgcgggggcagcggcggcggcggcggcggcggcggcggcgtcgTCGCgtcgcggggcggcgggcggctgcGGGGCGGCCGTGTCGGCGGGGACGGGGGGCATGTcgcggggggccggggagcgggggcgggtCGGGGGCGGCTCCGTGGCcgtgggagggaggggggggggctcagaAGCAATCCACGAAGCACTTGAAGGTGAGTCGGAAGAACCTCATtgagggcggcggggcgcggcggggcgggccgggccgggcgggcggctcagagccgggctgcggggccggCGCCGCGCGGCCGCTCCGGGGCTCTCTGCGCCGCGGCaccgggcggcggcggaggcagagaccggccgcgccgccccccgAGCCCCATtggccgcgccgcccgcccgcggctTGACGGGACTTGCAGTCCCGccgcaccggcaccggcaccggggcgaggcgggggcagcggggcagAGGGCGCGCCGCGGGGCACCGGGCAACGGGGCGTTCCGGGGCACACCGGGCGCTCGGGGACACGCCGGGCGCTAGAGCACCGGGACTTGCGGTCCCGCCACGACAAGCGGGCACCGTGGGACAACGGGCGAATCGGCACCGGGACTCGCGGTCCCGGCGCACCGGGGGACGCCGGGTATTAGGGCACCGGGACTTGCAGTCCTGCCACGCTAGCACCGGGGCACACCAGGGGACACCAGGCACTACAGCGGTGGGACCGCACCGGGGGACGCCGGGCCCAGCCAGTAGCAGAGCACACGGAGATGCAACGGGCACCAGGGGAGTCCAGGCACCGAGGTGCATCGGGGGTCACTGGGTGTCCCCTCGCCACTGCAGGGTGCACTGAGAAACACCCAGCACTGAGGGACAGCAGGGGACAGCGAACACCAAGTCACACCAGGGGCCCCCTGCGGGCAGCAGAGCCCAGCGGGGACAGCAAGCCGCAGGGTGTAGAGTGCCAGGGGgtctggggcagggggtggggggcagtaGCCTGCAAGGAGCACTGGGGACACGGAGCTGTAGGGTGCACTGGGTACCACAGCACACCAGGGGGCACGGGGCACGAGGGCACCCGTGGCAGCTGGATGCCGGGGGTCCCAACAGCACACTGGGGGACACGGTGGCCTGGGGCGGCTCACCAGGCACCAGAGGGTCCCAGGGGACAGCAGGCAGCGGAAGCGAGTGGAGTTCAGCGAGTTTAATGAGTGCAGGACAAACCCCGACCCcccaccacttcccccaccccccggcgcccggcccggcccgcacccCCCGGGGCAGGCGCTCCGCGATGCCCTAGTCGACTTCTTCCATGCTGCTGTAGGAGGGGGCCGGGCGCTCGGTTGGGTTGGTGAAGCGCTCAGGGAGGCCTTCCGCAGCCAGCGCCGGGGCTCCTTCGGGGGCCAGGCCAGATCCGAACGGCACCGGGGGCAATCCCTGCAAGCAGAAGGCAGGTATGAGAGAGGGAGACCAGGGCTGTGAGAGGGAGACCGGCACCCTGCCCACccatcttctccctccctgctcccggGGACCATAGGGTGCCAGGGGGACGGGGCCCCTTGGGGTAGGGGCCCCAGGCAGCACGTGCGGCCCCGCAGCCcggagagcagcagctggtgccag
This window encodes:
- the SLC6A8 gene encoding sodium- and chloride-dependent creatine transporter 1 yields the protein MPPVPADTAAPQPPAAPRRDDAAAAAAAAAAAPAGSEGRGEAEGAEPPAAGEERAVTAPLVGPPGPPKAAAPERETWTRQMDFIMSCVGFAVGLGNVWRFPYLCYKNGGGVFLIPYLLIVFVGGIPVFFLEVALGQFMKQGGIAAWNIAPLFKGLGLASMVIVFFCNSYYIMILVWGLFYLVHSLTDTLPWATCGHAWNTEQCAELFHLELCRNGSANASAGPGPFNLSCADLANKRSPVIEFWENKVLRLSGDLSEPGEMNWQMILCLVTTWVIVYFCIWKGVKSTGKIVYFTALFPYVVLILLLVHGVTLPGALGGIVYYLKPDWSKLAEAQVWIDAGTQIFFSYAIGLGALTALGSYNRFHNNCYRDAYILAVINSSTSFFAGFVVFSVLGFMASEQGVDISKVAESGPGLAFIAYPKAVTLMPLSPLWATLFFFMLLVLGLDSQFVGVEGFITGILDLFPQPGAGSLRRELTAALCCLVCCLIDLSMVTQGGMYVFQLFDNYSASGITLLWQAFWECVVIAWVYGADRFMDDVARMIGYRPLPFMKWCWAVVTPLVCVGIFVFHVVNYKPLTYNKTYVYPWWGDAIGWVLALSSMLCIPCTVLYKLLRCKGSLRERWQLLTTPIWGHHHLEYLTPEAEAKLLAPEPPKEKATLFETVI